The nucleotide window TCCTCCTTGCGGATGCCGGGGTAGCCCTCGCCGGCCCGCCCCCGCCGCAAGAGGACCGGTCCCTTGATGCGGTCCAGGTCATAGAGGCCGATGGACAGCAGGATGCGCAGGGACAGTTCGTTGCCGGCATCCACCGCGTTGTTGACGGCGGGCAGGCCCTGGCCCTTCAATACGCGCCGGAGCAGGGCCTCGGAGGAGGGGCGCGTGCGGGTGGGGTCCACCCCGATGGCGTGGTAGAGCCGGCGGGCCGGCTGCAACCCGTCGATCTGGGCCGGCGGGCGGCCGGCATGGCGTTGGACCAGCTCCCGTGCGAGGTCGGCCATGGCCGCCGCCTGCTCCGCTCCGGCCCCGTCCACCCGCACGCCCTCGACGGCCAGCAGGGCGGCGCGCACATGGCCGGCCAGGTCCGGGTCCAATGAACTCGTGTCGACCGCCCCCATGTCAACCCCGCCCGCTTCCGCCTGGCTTCAGCCTGCCATCCAGCACCTGCCTGACAAGCAGAAGAAGATCACGGCGGGAGAAGGGCTTGGCGATGAAATGCCGGCTCATGGATGTGACCTGGTGATGTAGCAGGGCATCCTCCGTGTATCCTGAGCAATAGATGATGCTGGTTGACTGGTCGAGGCGGGACACCTCATCCGCCAGCTCCCGCCCGCTCATGCCCGGCATGACCACATCCGTGAGCATCAGTTCGATGGGAGTGGCCTGGAAGTGGGACAAGGCCTCCCGCCCATTGGCCGCCGTGAACACCTTGTAGCCCGCTGACTCAAGCACCCGGCGGGAGACCTCGCGCACGGCCGCATCATCCTCCACCACGAGCAGGGTTTCCCGTCCCCCCGGAACCTCCGTGGCGGCCTCGACCGCTTCGGGCAACCGATGGCCCTCATGCACCGGGAGGTAGATCTTGAATGTGGTGCCTTTTCCGACCTCGCTGTAGACCCAGACACTGCCTCCGCTCTGCTTGACGATCCCGTAGACCGTGGCCAGCCCCAGGCCGGTGCCCAGGCCCTGCTCCTTGGTCGTGAAGAAGGGCTCGAAGATGTGCCGGCGAGTGGGCTCGTCCATGCCGACGCCCGTATCGCTGATGGCCAGCATGACATGAGGGCCCTGCTGCATGGAAGGCCGCCCCGACACCTGCTCCTTGTCCAGCGAAACCTCGCGTGTCTCGACCAGGATGCGGCCGCCCGAAGGCATGGCGTCCTGGCTGTTGACCAGAAGGTTCACGATCACCTGCTCGATCTGTCCCGGGTCCGCGCTGATCAACCTCATGGGTTTGCCGGGGCTGAAGGCAAGCTCCACCTGCTCATTGATCAGTCTGCGCAGCATGGTCCACATGCCCTGGATGATCTCGTTCAGGTCCAGCGGGCGTGGTTTCAGCATTTGTCGCCGGCTGAAGGCCAGCAGTTGCCTGGTCAGGTTGGCGGCGCGCTGGCCGGCTTGTCGGATGTCTGTCAGCGCGTCGGTCATGGGGTCGTCCGCTCCCAGGTTGGACAGGGCCAGGTCCGCCGTGCCGTTGATGACCGTGAGCAGGTTGTTGAAGTCGTGGGCCACGCCACCGGCCAGGCGGCCGATGCTTTCCATCTTCTGCGCCTGCATCAATTGCGCTTGCAGCTCGGTGAACTCGGTGATGTCCACATGCGAACCGATCAAATTGACCCGCTTTCCCTGCGCGTCCCTGACTACCGATGCGCGGGACAGGATCTGGCGCCACGAGCCGTTCTTGTGGCGCAGCCGGAACTCCGAGCGGAACTCGGTCGCATCCCCATCCAGGAAGGCATTGAGCCGCGCCAGCGCCGCTTGGTAATCATCGGGATGGAGCCGCCGCTCCCACTCATCGAAGCTTGATGTGATCTCATCCGTCTCGTAACCCAATTGTCGCTTCCACTCTGGCGAGAAGACCACCCTCCGGCTCAGCATGTCCCAATCCCACAAGCCGACCTTGCCCGTGGCCACCGCCAGTTGGAGACGCTCCGTGGTCTCGCGCAGCGCCTCCTCCGCGGTCCGGCGAACCGTGGCGTCCTGGAAGATGCAGACCGTCGCCCCTCCCCTCTCTGCGTCCGTCTTTTGAAAAGGGGCCGCGAACCATTCCAACCAACGCCAGCGCCCCTTCAATCCCATGCATTCAAGCTCGATCCGGGCTGGCTGCCCCGCAGATGCGCTCGCCAGGGTTTCCAGGAATGCCTGACGCTTTTCCTCCCTTGCCAGGCGCGCCAACCCCTGGGAGAGGTCCGCCATGCGCCCGGCCTCCAGCAGGTCAAGCCCGGTCTGGTTGATCTCCAGAACCCGGCCATCCGATGTGGCCAGCAGGACACCACCGGGCTCCGCGTCCAGGATGGCCCGCAGCCTGGCTTCGCTGGACCGCAGGGCGTCCATGGTCATGGACAGCTGCTGTGAGCGCTTCTCCAGCTTGCGCACCAGGACTTCGTTGTAGGCACGGACGACCACCTCCTCCCCGATGGTGGCCTGTCTGATCGGGGCCTGCCAGGCTGTCCGCTCCGTGCTGACCAGCGCCTGGATACGGGCAATGAAGGTTTCCGGCTCCTCGGGCTTGCGGATGAAGG belongs to bacterium and includes:
- a CDS encoding response regulator, which encodes MKKVLVVDDREDNRMLVRMMLVGLGLEVHEARHGGEALDLARSQPPDLVISDLLMPVMDGYTFLRAWKTDPALATIPFLVYTATYVEPQDEQLALDLGADAFIRKPEEPETFIARIQALVSTERTAWQAPIRQATIGEEVVVRAYNEVLVRKLEKRSQQLSMTMDALRSSEARLRAILDAEPGGVLLATSDGRVLEINQTGLDLLEAGRMADLSQGLARLAREEKRQAFLETLASASAGQPARIELECMGLKGRWRWLEWFAAPFQKTDAERGGATVCIFQDATVRRTAEEALRETTERLQLAVATGKVGLWDWDMLSRRVVFSPEWKRQLGYETDEITSSFDEWERRLHPDDYQAALARLNAFLDGDATEFRSEFRLRHKNGSWRQILSRASVVRDAQGKRVNLIGSHVDITEFTELQAQLMQAQKMESIGRLAGGVAHDFNNLLTVINGTADLALSNLGADDPMTDALTDIRQAGQRAANLTRQLLAFSRRQMLKPRPLDLNEIIQGMWTMLRRLINEQVELAFSPGKPMRLISADPGQIEQVIVNLLVNSQDAMPSGGRILVETREVSLDKEQVSGRPSMQQGPHVMLAISDTGVGMDEPTRRHIFEPFFTTKEQGLGTGLGLATVYGIVKQSGGSVWVYSEVGKGTTFKIYLPVHEGHRLPEAVEAATEVPGGRETLLVVEDDAAVREVSRRVLESAGYKVFTAANGREALSHFQATPIELMLTDVVMPGMSGRELADEVSRLDQSTSIIYCSGYTEDALLHHQVTSMSRHFIAKPFSRRDLLLLVRQVLDGRLKPGGSGRG
- a CDS encoding phenylalanine--tRNA ligase beta subunit-related protein; the encoded protein is MGAVDTSSLDPDLAGHVRAALLAVEGVRVDGAGAEQAAAMADLARELVQRHAGRPPAQIDGLQPARRLYHAIGVDPTRTRPSSEALLRRVLKGQGLPAVNNAVDAGNELSLRILLSIGLYDLDRIKGPVLLRRGRAGEGYPGIRKEEVHLEGRLGLFDEAGPFGSPTSDSPRTSVGLETRRLLLVIFAPADHPRPLLDEARELGEVLFSRWCGGQASGHRFLS